The following is a genomic window from Gemmatimonadota bacterium.
CAAGCCCAAAGGTGTGGAGCAGTACGACATGGCGCTCTGGTGGACGATGTCGCCGCGGTGATGCGCGCGCTGGGCCGTGAACGGGGCATCGTCGTGGGCACGACTGGGGCGGGGCGGTGGCCTGGGCGGTGGCGATGATGCGCCCCGCACTCGTCGAGAAGCTCATCATCCTCAACCTGCCGCACATGCGTGGCCTGCGGCGAGAACTGGCCACCAATGCGGAGCAGGCGCGCAACAGCCAATACGCGCGCAATTTCCAGATGCCTGATGCGGCCAGCGCTCACGCCGGAAGGGCTGGCGTCGTGGGTCACGGATGCGGCCGCCCGGCCGAAGTACGTGGAGGCCTTTCGGCGGTCGGACGCCGAGGGGATGCTCGCCTACTACAGGCAGAACTATCCGCGTGAGCCCTACATGGTGGATTCATCACCGGTGACCAAGGTGCAGGCCCCGGTGTTGATGATTCATGGGCTGGGAGATCGGTACTTGCTCCCGGGGGCGCTCAACGACACCTGGCGGTGGGTGGGACAGGACCTCACCATCACGACGATTCCTGGGGCGGGTCACTTTGTGCAGCACGATGCCACCGCGATGGTGAACCGGACGATCCGCATGTGGCTGGCGCGGTGAAGGATCCGTCGGGGTCGTGAGGCCAGCAGGCGGTGCATGGTGGCGTTGCTTTGGACGACCGCAGCTGTCGCGACTACTTCATCCACATCGCGTCTGCGCCATACAGCGTCTCGAGGTCCCACAGGTAGACCTCAGGGCGCTCCTGCTGAATCGCCAATGCGAATTCGGGTTCGAAGCCGCCGGCCGCCACCCACAGCAGTGGTGACTCCGGCTTGGCGGCCGCATGTGCCCACGCCACACCAGACCTGGTCAGTCGGTGCAGTCCCTCCATATGATGTCGATGCCACTTGGCTGAGACTGGTGTCGAGTTCCACTTGACGCCGCCGGTCATCACCCGGCCGTCGACGAGGGGGGCGACGATATCGATCTCACGCGATTGTCGCTCACTGTCCTGCCCCTCCCAACGCCCCCAATCGCTAACAAGCGGAAGGTCGCGTCGCACCCGCAACCGCTGATACCCCTGTTCGGCGACGCGCTCGAAGACGTGCCCGATGTAGCCATCGAAGAGCCCCGAGACGTGCTGGCTCCAGACGGACATCGCGTCGTTCCGCGCCAAGGCTGCCTCAAAGCGTGTGACGAAGGCATAGTAGAACGCAAAGGCCGGATCGTCGATGCGATAGCGAAATGCCGCCGTTGCCTTGGCGCCCATGTTGCGCTCGCTGCGCACGTACCCCAGGTGCATCAGCTTCTCCAGCATGCGGCGTACAACCGTATCGGCGTCCGACTGCAAGCCTGCTCGAATCTTGATCTCGGCAAACTCGGTACTGCCCACGCCGATGGCGCGCAGGATCGCCTGGTACTTGGCGACCTCGCGAAGGCCACGCTCCTGAACCAGCGCCGTCTCGATCAGCGAACGCACCTCGCCACGCGGATCGAGCAGGAGGCGCGAAATGTTCTCGTCGAGTGTTTGATCGAGATCGAGGGCCGCGAGATAACGCGGGGTGCCGCCAAACGCCGCGTAGCAGCGCACCCTGTCTCGCAGTGATGCAAAGGGCGCCATCTCCGCGACATGGCCGTAGTCGAAGGGCTCGAGCTTGGCCTTCCAAGTGAAGCGGCCGTAGAGCGGCGCTCCACCTTCGTCGAGGGCCTCAAGGGTCTTTACCGCCGATCCGGAAAGAATCAGGACGAAGGGGCGGTTCGGACGCTGCTGCTCCCAAACCGCATTGAGCTCTGACGCAATGCTCCCCAGGTCCTCTGGCGTCGTCCCCCAAGTACTGGAACTCGTCGAGCACGACGACGAGGGGCTCCGGGTTCCGTACCTCGAAGAGGAGTCGAAAGACTTGCCGCCAGGTCGGGTAGTCCTCGACGTGGAGCGTGTCACCGGACCAGTCGGCCAGGTCCTGTACCAGGGTTGCGCGGTTCTGCGCCTCGGTCGTCTCGGCGCCGGTGAAGTAGAAGACCTGCTTTCCAGACCAGATGTGATTGAGGAGGTAGGTCTTCCCGATCCGTCGGCGTCCGTAGAGGAGCGCAAGCTGAGGGGTCCCCCGATCAAGGAGCGCGCGCAGTTCCTGCTGTTCCGTGTCACGGTCGACAATTCAGGCATCTATACTCACAGAGAAGTACACTTCCATATGAGTAATGCCGCCAGCCCCTACATGCAATGGTATACTCGTATGAGTATACTTGCGCGTAAGTAATGATACTCCGTTGGCGCGGACTTCCGCCGGGTCGAAGCGCCTCCCTACGATGCCGTCGCCGCGACCGGCTTGCCCCCTGTGCGCAGGAACTCCACAAAATCCTCCGGCAACCCCGCCGCGCGCACCGCAGATGTCGCGGCCTCGATGTCATACGATACCCGCACGAACTCCACGCGCGCCTCTCCCGCGCCAAGCTCCAGGCGCACGTAGCCGGCGCGCGCATCGCCGTCCTTCGGCCGGCCGACACTTCCCGTGTTGATGAAGTGGATGCCGTCCACCGTGCGGTGCCACGGCTTGTGCGTGTGGCCACAGGCGATCGCATCACCAGCCTTGAGCCCGACCACGCTCGCCATCTTGAGGCAGAACTCGTCGGAACGATCCTCGGTCCAGTAGAGCGTGTTGAGCGTGGGCGTGCCATGCACCAGGACGAGGCGTGGCCCGGACGCGTGCCCGCCGAGTGGGTGCAGGTCGAGCGAGAAGGGAAGTCCTGCCAGCCACTGCTTGTTCGCGCCGCTCACCGTGGCGCGCGTGAACTCGTAGCTGATGTGCGAGCTCCTCCTGCCGCGGGGTCTCCGACTTGCACCCACAATGTTTGTAGTCGGTCGCGACGGTGGAGTCGTAGTTGCCGGCGATCCCGCCAATCCCGCGCTCGCGCAATCGTGCGATCACCTCGTTGGGGAACGCGGAGTACCCGACGAGGTCGCCGAGGTGATAGATCGCGTCGATATCTCCCCGATGATCGATGTCGTGCAGCACGGCATCGAGCGCATGGAGGTTGGCATGGATATCGGAGATCAGCGCGTAGCGCATGTGGTGGCTCCTGTGGCGCTGGAATCTACCGCTGTCCGCGCGACGGTTCGATTCCCGCGAATGTCACGGAACGCCGATCGCACGGACGCCAGGAGTCGTCAGCACTTTCGGGCCCGATGATCCTGCGGGCGGCAGGCAAAGCCGTCCACATGCCACAACCCGCGCCGTTCCCGCTCCGCCGCACGCTCGGCGGCCTCGAACTTCGCCGCGTATCGAGAGGTGGCCGGGAACGGCAGCGCCGCGGCCCATCCCTGGCGGACCATCTGCCAGTTCACCATCTCGCCGTTGTGCCAGACGTAGGCCAACACTCGATCGTACTGGTCTCGCGCGGTGTTGTCGGACTCGAGTCGCACGGTATCGCCAACGACAAGCAGTGAGGCGAGCGCGGCCGTGGCCGCCGAGCCGTGAGGCTCCTGCGTACGCTCCGGGGCGTCCATCCCAATCGGACGAATCGTGCCAACCCCGGCACAATCGAACGTGTCACCGTCTATGATCCGAAACCGTGCAGGAGACGGAGAGGCTGGCTGGCATCGTTGGAGGTGCGAGGTCCGCCGCGCGCGATTCGCCAGGAAACCCGGCGAATTCCTGCGCCGGTGTCGCAGCTGAACACCTCCGCCCACCGTTGGATCGATGTCCCCGCGCGACCGCCTGCGCCTCTGACAGGTACTCGCCTCGTGTCGTGCTGCCATAGAACTCGGTGCCCCGACAGTGGTAGACGCCGGAGCGCGTGTTCACCCACACACTGTCGGTGCCCTGTGCAGACAGTGGCGCCGACAGGCTCACGAAGGCGAAGAACGCGACGAGGCACGGTGTGCGCATGAGAACGTTACGAGTCAGTGATTTGACGGCGGTGTGAGTTCCGTGCACCTTGCTGCCCCCTTCAACGTCGAGCCACGGAAATGACCACGCAGGAGATCGGCACGCAACTCATCGCCTTGTGCCGTGAGGGCAAGAACATCGAGGCGATCAACACGTTCTACGCCGATGACGTGGTGAGCGTCGAGGCCGGTGGGCCGCCCGGGATGGACCGCACGACGCATGGAAAGGCTGGTGTGATCGGCAAGAACCAGTGGTGGGTCGAGAACCACGAGATTCATGGCGCGTCGAGCGAGGGGCCGTTCCCGCATGACGATCGCTTTGCCGTCCGGTGGACCTATGACGTGACCCACAAGCCCAACGGGCAGCGGTTCACGATGAACGAGGTCGCGCTCTACACCGTGAAGGACGGCAAGATCGTGCGGGAGGAGTTCTTCTACGCGATGTAGCCTCGCCCGTTCGGGGCAACAGAAAGGGGACGGCCGCGGTGGCCGTCCCCTTCGTGTTTGACTGCTACCCGCGTGATTACTTGCGCTTGGCCGAGTAGGGGAACTCGCCCATTCCTTCGGCGACGATCTTCCCTTGCAGGTTGTCCTTGTCCTTAAGGGCGCCGATGCCCGTGAGGTTGATCATCTGGCCACCGGCGTCGATGGCGAAGGCGAGGAAGAGCGAGTCGCCCTTGGCGAAGCCCGCGACCTGCGCGCTGCCGACCTCGGACTCGAACGTCCCGCTGATGCTGTCCGCCTTCTGCTCGAGGGTGAGGGTGGACGCCATGGCGCCCTGGGGCCCATCGACGACCACATCCCAGGCGCCGGTGAAGTTGGCGAATGCGGTGGCGGCCATGGTGCTGGCGGCGACGGCCACGGTGAGAACGATCGCAGAGATTCGACGCATGGTGGGATCAGAAGGGGTGAATACGGCTGGGCTGGCCGGGAACCGACCCGGTGAATAGTGGCACGGCCGGCCCCGGGACGGGAGTCGCCTGACGGCGCCCGGCCCCCGGAGCGCCACTTTGTAACCGGGGGAGGGCCGAAAGTGCCGCCCCGGGAGGTACGCGGATTCATGCCCCATCGTTTCGCCCTGATCGCGGTCAAGCTGGTCCATACCCTGGCCTGGGCCGTGTTTGCCGGCTGTATCCTGGCGATCCCGGTCTACGCATGGCGGCGGGAGCTGGGGGTGGCGGCCTGGCTGATCGGGATCGTGATGGTGGAGGTGGTGGTGCTGGCGGCGAACGGGATGCGCTGTCCGCTGACGGCCGTGGCGGCGCGGTACACCCCGGAGCGGCAGGACAACTTCGACATCTACCTGCCGTTGTGGCTGGCGCGTTACAACAAGCAGGTGTTCGGGTCGCTCTTTGCTGGTGGGTTGGTGTTCACGCTGGTGCGGTGGTGGTGGTGAGGCGGGGTCGCCGCTGCCGGTGCCACATCTCGCCACTGGACGGCGGCGGTCCCGCGGACTTTGTTGTGCGGAGCAGGCCACCTTTGGCCATTTGTCCCACGAGGTTGTGACCGCACCATCCCTCACCAAGCGCGACATCCTTGCCGGGCTCCAGTGTCATCGCCTCCTCTGGTGGCAACGGCACGAGCCCGACGCCAAAGAGTTGCAGCCGGATCGCGTCCTGCAAGATCTCTTCGACCAGGGCCGCCAGGTCGGTGAGCTCGCGCGCGCGGCATTTCCCGGAGGCGTGTTGATTGCCCCGGGTTCCCGCGAGGAGCGCACCCAGCGCACGGCGGAAGCGATCGCCGACGGTGCCGCGGCCATATTCGAAGGGGCGTTCATGGCCGACGGCCTGTTCGTCGCCTGCGACGTGTTGGTGCGCGAC
Proteins encoded in this region:
- a CDS encoding alpha/beta hydrolase codes for the protein MRPALTPEGLASWVTDAAARPKYVEAFRRSDAEGMLAYYRQNYPREPYMVDSSPVTKVQAPVLMIHGLGDRYLLPGALNDTWRWVGQDLTITTIPGAGHFVQHDATAMVNRTIRMWLAR
- a CDS encoding thermonuclease family protein; the protein is MDAPERTQEPHGSAATAALASLLVVGDTVRLESDNTARDQYDRVLAYVWHNGEMVNWQMVRQGWAAALPFPATSRYAAKFEAAERAAERERRGLWHVDGFACRPQDHRARKC
- a CDS encoding nuclear transport factor 2 family protein, producing the protein MTTQEIGTQLIALCREGKNIEAINTFYADDVVSVEAGGPPGMDRTTHGKAGVIGKNQWWVENHEIHGASSEGPFPHDDRFAVRWTYDVTHKPNGQRFTMNEVALYTVKDGKIVREEFFYAM